In a single window of the Anguilla rostrata isolate EN2019 chromosome 4, ASM1855537v3, whole genome shotgun sequence genome:
- the LOC135253796 gene encoding flavin-containing monooxygenase 5-like: MARRVAVIGAGCSGLACIKCCLDEGLVPVCFESGDDIGGMWRYKERPEPDHCSIYRSLITNTSKEFMCFSDFPMPDHYPNYLHHSQLLQYLRLYAAHFDLLRHIRFQTTVCCVKEGPQFSHSGQWEVETKNGVGDKERHIFDAVLVCTGHFTRPAMPLEDFPGVETFEGKCYHSWEYRHPDALQGKRVVVVGIGNSGGDIAVEISRAARKTFLSTRQGAWVIGRMSDGGLPVDMTMITRCRSLLMHFLPKALVHWAGERGLNQKYDHRLYGLLPKHRLLEGRTLINDDLPGRILSGALVMKPHLQGFRGSSVVFEDGTVEDQIEAVVFCTGYNYSFPFLPSSLFQGHGHELTLYHHVFSPTLKHPTLAIMGLVSARGPFMPVVEMQARWATRVFTGLNQLPPKKTMLNMIETQRKRFLKSYPCPKLAAVQVDYITYMDELAKKVGVRPNFLGLLLRDPRLGLSVLLGPCTPYQYRLRGPGRWEGARQAILTQWERVAKPMKTRPVPEPQPSAAPLLLTVSCAALLLTAVYSQRKTPAVLPDPAAVLNRLCSLPGIMWKMCPCLKL; encoded by the exons ATGGCCCGCCGTGTAGCAGTGATTGGGGCAGGATGCTCAGGACTGGCCTGTATCAAGTGCTGCCTGGATGAGGGGCTGGTGCCTGTCTGCTTCGAGAGCGGGGATGACATCGGGGGAATGTGGAGGTACAAG GAGAGGCCTGAGCCAGACCATTGCAGTATCTACCGCTCCCTCATTACCAACACCTCCAAAGAGTTCATGTGCTTCAGCGACTTCCCCATGCCGGACCATTACCCAAACTACCTGCATCACTcgcagctgctgcagtactTGCGCTTATACGCAGCGCATTTTGACCTCCTGCGGCACATTCGCTTCCAG ACCACTGTCTGCTGTGTGAAGGAGGGGCCTCAATTCTCTCATTCTGGCCAGTGGGAAGTGGAGACTAAGAACGGAGTCGGTGACAAAGAGAGGCACATCTTTGATGCTGTTCTGGTGTGTACAGGGCATTTTACCCGTCCTGCCATGCCACTTGAAGACTTCCCAG GCGTAGAGACCTTTGAGGGAAAGTGTTACCACAGCTGGGAATACAGGCACCCGGATGCCCTCCAGGGTAAGAGGGTTGTTGTGGTGGGGATCGGTAACTCTGGAGGGGACATTGCTGTGGAGATCAGCAGGGCAGCGCGGAAG ACCTTCCTCAGCACGCGTCAGGGCGCCTGGGTCATAGGTCGCATGTCTGACGGAGGGCTCCCGGTAGATATGACAATGATCACCCGCTGCAGGAGTTTGCTTATGCACTTTTTGCCCAAAGCCTTGGTACActgggcaggggagaggggtctGAACCAGAAGTATGACCATAGGCTCTACGGCCTGCTTCCCaagcacag ATTACTGGAGGGCAGGACTCTCATCAATGATGACCTTCCTGGCCGCATTCTCTCGGGGGCATTGGTCATGAAGCCTCACCTCCAGGGGTTCCGAGGCTCCAGCGTGGTTTTTGAGGATGGCACCGTGGAGGACCAGATTGAAGCTGTGGTCTTCTGCACGGGCTACAACTACTCTtttcccttccttccttcctccctctttcaaGGCCATGGGCATGAGCTGACGCTGTATCACCATGTCTTCTCGCCCACCCTAAAGCACCCCACTCTGGCTATAATGGGCCTAGTGAGCGCCAGAGGGCCCTTCATGCCTGTAGTGGAGATGCAGGCTCGCTGGGCAACTAGAGTGTTCACAG ggCTGAACCAActtccaccaaaaaaaacaatgctgaaCATGATTGAGACTCAAAGGAAAAGATTTTTGAAAAG TTATCCTTGTCCCAAGCTTGCAGCTGTCCAAGTGGATTACATCACTTACATGGATGAACTGGCGAAGAAGGTGGGGGTGCGGCCCAACTtcctgggcctgctgctgcgAGACCCTCGTCTGGGTCTGAGTGTGCTGCTGGGTCCCTGCACCCCGTACCAGTACCGGCTGCGTGGACCGGGGCGGTGGGAGGGGGCTCGCCAGGCCATACTCACGCAGTGGGAGCGGGTGGCCAAACCCATGAAGACGCGCCCTGTACCAGAGCCCCAACCCTCTGCCGCGCCTCTGTTGCTCACTGTCTCTTGTGCTGCCCTGCTGCTCACTGCCGTCTACTCTCAACGCAAAACCCCTGCCGTCCTGCCGGATCCTGCAGCCGTCCTGAACAGACTCTGCTCCCTACCAGGGATCATGTGGAAGATGTGCCCCTGCCTGAAACTATGA
- the LOC135253798 gene encoding flavin-containing monooxygenase 5-like, with amino-acid sequence MVRRVAVIGAGPAGLSSIKSCLEEGLEPVCFETSDDIGGLWKYKEVSEPNRASIYKSLTINISKEMMCYSDFPIPADYPNYMHHSRILQYFRLYAEHFKLLRHIRFQTNVRSVRQRPDFARSGQWEVVTENREGQEERHVFDAVIVCSGHYSYPHMPLKDFPGIESFEGKVFHSWDYKGPEDLHGKRIVVIGIGNSGGDIAVESSRVAEQVYVSTRRGAWVIRMVSDNGLPVDMKYNTRFVHILFQLLPINVLNWIGENKLNAMYDHTMYALKPKHRLFSQIPVINDELPGKILSGAVVVKPNVREIRGSSVVFEDGTVVDKVDVVVFATGYNYDFPFLPPSVMAKSGHRVALYKHVFPPSLEHPTLAVVGFIHALGAIMPQAEMQARWVARVFKGLKKLPSKKVMLKSVENDTKNMEKNYICSKLVPLQVDFVTYMDDIAGEIGARPSLLWLLITDFPLFKWVLMGPVSTYQYRLTGPGKWPGARHAIFTQFDRMYQPLRTRQVDDKPGCSAAGRLFKWSVTAALGASAAYYLHLHPPAALRTLLSTLKPDRI; translated from the exons ATGGTGCGCCGTGTAGCAGTGATTGGGGCTGGACCCGCAGGCTTGTCCAGCATAAAAAGTTGCCTGGAAGAGGGACTGGAGCCAGTGTGTTTTGAAACCAGCGATGATATTGGGGGATTGTGGAAGTATAAG GAGGTTTCTGAGCCCAACAGGGCGAGTATCTACAAGTCCCTGACCATAAACATCTCCAAGGAGATGATGTGCTACAGTGACTTCCCCATCCCAGCAGATTACCCCAACTACATGCACCACTCACGCATCCTCCAGTACTTCCGTCTGTACGCCGAGCACTTCAAGCTGCTGCGGCACATCCGCTTCCAG ACCAACGTTCGGAGCGTCAGGCAAAGGCCCGACTTCGCTCGATCGGGGCAGTGGGAGGTGGTGACGGAGAATcgggaggggcaggaggagaggcACGTCTTTGACGCTGTGATCGTCTGCTCTGGACATTACTCATATCCCCACATGCCACTGAAGGACTTCCCAG GGATTGAGAGCTTTGAAGGGAAAGTCTTCCATAGCTGGGATTACAAAGGCCCAGAGGACCTCCACGGGAAAAGGATCGTGGTGATTGGAATTGGGAATTCAGGCGGTGACATCGCAGTGGAGTCCAGCAGAGTTGCAGAGcag GTGTACGTGAGCACTCGCAGGGGGGCGTGGGTCATACGCATGGTGTCGGACAACGGGCTGCCCGTGGACATGAAGTACAACACCCGATTCGTCCACATCCTCTTCCAGCTCCTCCCGATCAACGTGCTCAACTGGATCGGGGAAAATAAGCTGAATGCCATGTACGACCACACCATGTATGCCTTGAAGCCGAAGCACAG GCTATTTAGTCAGATCCCAGTGATCAATGATGAGCTTCCGGGAAAAATCCTGTCGGGCGCTGTGGTGGTGAAGCCCAACGTGAGGGAGATCCGAGGCTCCAGCGTAGTGTTCGAGGACGGGACTGTGGTGGACAAAGTGGACGTGGTGGTCTTCGCCACGGGCTACAATTACGACTTCCCCTTTCTGCCCCCGTCTGTCATGGCTAAGTCAGGCCACAGAGTGGCGCTGTACAAACACGTGTTCCCCCCCAGCCTCGAGCACCCCACGCTGGCTGTGGTGGGGTTCATTCACGCACTGGGGGCCATCATGCCTCAGGCAGAGATGCAGGCACGTTGGGTGGCCAGAGTCTTCAAAG GTTTGAAGAAGCTTCCATCCAAGAAGGTGATGCTAAAGTCGGTTGAGAATGACACAAAGAACATGGAGAAAAA TTATATTTGTTCCAAGCTGGTCCCGCTTCAGGTGGACTTTGTCACCTACATGGACGACATAGCGGGCGAGATCGGAGCACGCCCCAGCCTGCTCTGGCTCCTCATCACCGACTTCCCGCTGTTCAAGTGGGTCCTGATGGGCCCGGTCTCGACTTACCAGTATCGGCTCACTGGACCCGGGAAGTGGCCGGGGGCCCGCCACGCCATCTTCACCCAGTTCGACCGCATGTACCAGCCTCTCAGGACCCGTCAGGTAGACGACAAGCCTGGATGCTCCGCGGCGGGGCGCCTGTTCAAATGGAGCGTGACCGCCGCTTTGGGGGCCTCCGCCGCGTACTACCTGCACCTTCACCCCCCGGCTGCCCTTCGTACCCTGCTCTCCACCCTTAAACCTGACAGGATCTGA